A stretch of Flavobacterium sp. N2270 DNA encodes these proteins:
- a CDS encoding hydroxymethylglutaryl-CoA lyase gives MSQVKIIECPRDAMQGIKDFIPTEKKVQYIQSLLRVGFDTIDFGSFVSPKAIPQMVDTAEVLAQLDLSQTQSKLLAIIANTRGAELASVHNEIQYLGFPFSISENFQMRNTHKTIAESIVTLNEILEIADKTNKEVVTYISMGFGNPYGDPWNVEIVGEWTEKLANMGVKILSLSDTVGSSTPEVIDYLFSNLITKYPNIEFGAHLHTTPNAWFEKIDAAYKAGCLRFDGAIKGYGGCPMAKDDLTGNMPTEKMLSYFTANKIDTNCHAISFESAYNEALKIFDKFH, from the coding sequence ATGAGCCAAGTAAAAATTATAGAATGTCCTAGAGATGCCATGCAAGGCATTAAGGATTTTATTCCAACTGAAAAAAAAGTACAATATATACAATCTTTATTAAGAGTTGGTTTTGATACAATTGATTTTGGAAGTTTTGTTTCGCCAAAAGCAATACCACAAATGGTTGATACTGCTGAAGTATTAGCACAATTAGACTTGTCTCAAACGCAAAGTAAATTACTAGCAATTATTGCGAATACAAGAGGAGCAGAGTTAGCTTCAGTACACAATGAAATTCAGTATTTAGGCTTTCCTTTTTCTATTTCTGAAAATTTCCAAATGCGAAATACGCATAAAACTATTGCAGAATCTATCGTTACTTTAAACGAAATATTAGAAATTGCAGATAAAACAAATAAAGAAGTGGTAACTTATATTTCAATGGGCTTTGGTAATCCTTATGGTGATCCATGGAATGTTGAAATAGTAGGAGAGTGGACTGAAAAATTAGCGAATATGGGAGTTAAAATACTTTCATTGTCTGATACAGTTGGAAGTTCTACACCAGAAGTTATTGATTATTTGTTTTCTAATTTAATTACTAAATATCCTAATATTGAGTTTGGAGCACATCTACATACAACTCCAAATGCTTGGTTTGAAAAAATAGATGCTGCATACAAAGCGGGTTGTCTTCGTTTTGACGGAGCAATAAAAGGTTATGGTGGTTGCCCAATGGCTAAAGATGATTTAACAGGAAACATGCCAACTGAAAAGATGTTGTCCTACTTTACTGCAAATAAAATTGATACTAATTGTCATGCTATTAGTTTTGAAAGTGCTTATAATGAAGCGTTAAAAATATTTGACAAGTTTCATTAA
- a CDS encoding DUF4856 domain-containing protein: MRLNKITLVLFPFLFLATTSCSDDDNNEQNSVSVPDAYVFEREGVSTVDYSGQSSRILMLQELGNYIKDQGAADAVVDVAILNNMYSNSNSPFSTLELNESGKQLRDKTAASKDYFVNLGGGGSSVEQTNVRSFFESQFDNANAASNGTIAAENIPGVYLDGTTKRLIAANGLEPQQIILKGLMGACFMDQVVNNYLSLAVLDESTNRADNTNKVLVEGKNYTNMEHKWDEAYGYIYGAGGGKYWDSYINQVDADADFNFLKADIELAFRKGRAAIVANNYSLRDQQIAIIKEKLALVPAVRGVYYLIDGKSKLVTDNGAKAFHALSEAYGFIMSLRYTNNPATGTPYMSKTEVDALLAELTGGTNGLWDIDYLNDHLDNIALDIATRFGFTVEEASIVN, from the coding sequence ATGCGCTTAAATAAAATTACATTAGTATTATTTCCTTTTCTTTTTTTAGCAACAACTTCTTGTTCTGATGATGATAATAATGAACAAAACTCAGTAAGTGTCCCTGATGCATATGTTTTTGAAAGAGAGGGTGTTTCAACTGTTGATTATAGTGGTCAATCAAGTAGGATACTTATGTTGCAAGAATTGGGTAATTATATTAAAGATCAAGGTGCTGCAGATGCAGTAGTAGATGTGGCAATTTTAAATAATATGTATTCAAATTCAAATAGCCCTTTCTCTACTTTAGAATTAAATGAATCTGGAAAACAATTAAGAGATAAAACTGCAGCTTCAAAAGATTATTTCGTTAATTTAGGCGGAGGTGGTTCTTCTGTTGAGCAAACAAATGTAAGATCTTTTTTTGAGTCACAATTTGATAATGCTAATGCAGCTTCAAATGGTACAATTGCAGCTGAAAATATTCCAGGTGTATACCTTGATGGTACAACAAAGCGTTTAATTGCAGCAAATGGTCTAGAACCTCAACAAATAATATTAAAAGGTTTAATGGGAGCTTGTTTTATGGATCAAGTCGTAAATAATTATTTGAGCCTAGCTGTTTTAGATGAATCTACTAACAGAGCAGACAATACAAATAAAGTATTAGTTGAAGGGAAAAACTATACTAATATGGAACATAAATGGGATGAAGCTTATGGTTATATCTATGGTGCTGGAGGTGGAAAATATTGGGATAGTTATATTAATCAAGTTGATGCCGATGCTGATTTTAATTTCTTAAAAGCAGATATTGAATTAGCGTTTAGAAAAGGAAGAGCAGCTATTGTAGCTAATAACTACTCTCTAAGAGATCAACAAATTGCAATTATAAAAGAAAAATTAGCATTAGTTCCTGCTGTAAGAGGAGTGTATTATTTAATTGATGGAAAATCAAAATTAGTTACGGATAATGGGGCAAAAGCATTTCATGCACTTTCGGAAGCTTATGGATTTATAATGTCATTACGTTATACAAATAATCCTGCAACAGGAACGCCATATATGTCAAAAACAGAGGTTGATGCTTTGTTGGCTGAGTTAACAGGTGGAACAAATGGATTGTGGGATATAGATTATTTAAATGATCATTTAGATAATATTGCTTTAGATATAGCAACTCGATTTGGCTTTACAGTAGAAGAAGCTTCAATTGTTAACTAA
- a CDS encoding imelysin family protein produces MKKYLFLITLLSIVFACSSEDGSSSSGDNYNRTALLTNWANNIIVPSYENLQDKVVILNSAIATFNTTPNQTNLDVLRSAWLESYKAYQYVGFFNIGKAEEINFFSKTNIYPTNTAGIDTNIASGSYNFQLLSQYSRQGFPALDYMINGLASSDNNIIEFYTTNSNALNYKQYLTDLIAELSSDVNSILNDWNGSYKNTFIASNGNSVSSSTNRMVNNFVKYYEKDIRAGKVGIPAGVFSSGTTFPEKGEAFYKNDVSKILLNEAVKAAQDFFNGKHYLSSTEGESLKSYLNFLNTVRNGVSLSTTINNQFTTINSTNALLNDSFETQILSNNNAMLNSYDALQQNVVYFKLDMMQAFNITVDYVDADGD; encoded by the coding sequence ATGAAAAAATATCTTTTTTTAATCACTTTATTATCTATAGTTTTTGCATGTTCTAGTGAAGACGGTTCATCTTCATCTGGTGATAACTATAATAGGACAGCTTTATTAACTAATTGGGCAAATAATATTATTGTTCCAAGTTATGAAAACCTTCAAGATAAAGTTGTTATTTTGAACTCTGCAATTGCTACATTTAATACAACTCCAAATCAAACCAATTTAGATGTACTTCGTTCAGCATGGTTAGAATCATATAAAGCATATCAATATGTTGGATTTTTTAATATTGGTAAAGCAGAAGAAATTAATTTTTTCAGTAAAACAAATATTTACCCTACTAACACAGCTGGAATTGATACAAATATTGCATCTGGAAGTTATAATTTTCAATTATTATCACAATATTCAAGGCAAGGTTTTCCTGCACTAGATTATATGATAAATGGTTTAGCTTCAAGTGATAATAATATCATTGAATTTTATACAACAAATTCTAATGCATTAAATTATAAACAGTATTTAACGGATTTAATAGCAGAGTTAAGTAGTGATGTAAATTCAATTTTAAACGACTGGAATGGTTCTTATAAGAACACTTTTATTGCAAGTAATGGTAATTCAGTAAGCAGTTCAACAAATAGAATGGTTAATAACTTTGTAAAATATTATGAAAAAGATATAAGAGCTGGTAAAGTTGGTATTCCTGCAGGAGTTTTTTCAAGTGGAACAACTTTTCCTGAAAAAGGAGAAGCTTTTTATAAAAATGATGTTTCTAAAATTCTATTAAATGAAGCAGTTAAAGCTGCGCAAGATTTTTTTAATGGAAAACATTATTTGTCTTCTACTGAAGGTGAAAGTTTAAAATCTTACTTGAATTTTTTAAATACAGTTAGAAACGGAGTAAGTTTAAGTACTACAATCAATAATCAATTTACAACAATTAACTCAACAAATGCTTTGTTAAATGATAGTTTTGAAACACAAATTTTATCTAATAATAACGCAATGTTGAATAGTTATGATGCTTTGCAACAAAATGTAGTTTATTTTAAATTAGACATGATGCAAGCATTCAACATTACTGTAGATTATGTAGATGCTGATGGTGATTAA
- a CDS encoding HTTM domain-containing protein, whose protein sequence is MQNNNINIYLNKTSQASTLAFFRLAFGLMMLFSIIRFVSYGWVDKFYIQPKFHFTYYGFDWVKPLGNFTYLLFIICGLSAFLVAIGYKYKLSIITFFLSFTYIELMDKTTYLNHYYFISIVSFILIFLPANATFSVDAYKNEKFKFKEIPQWTIDILKLTLAIVYFYAGLAKLNSDWLFEAMPLKIWLPNQSNIPLIGNFLHETWVQYSFSWAGALYDLAIPFLLFNRKTRKFAFVLVVVFHILTKILFPIGVFPYVMIISSLIFFDASFHNKVLNFIAKIFKFKTTIFNTSEKKIINFSSRLNAIKISFLALFMAFQLMFPFRYLLYPDELFWTEEGFRFSWRVMLMEKAGYTQFYITDSNTNKKIFVDNSKFLTPFQEKQMSFQPDFILQYAHFLHNYYQKTGYNDPKVTVDSYVALNGRLSKRYIDPKVDLAKEYESFQHKTWILPFNDEIKGF, encoded by the coding sequence ATGCAAAATAATAATATAAATATTTATTTAAATAAAACCTCACAAGCCTCAACGCTAGCTTTTTTTAGGCTGGCGTTTGGTTTAATGATGCTATTCAGTATAATTAGATTTGTAAGCTACGGTTGGGTCGATAAATTTTATATTCAACCAAAATTTCATTTTACATATTATGGTTTTGATTGGGTAAAACCATTAGGTAATTTTACGTATTTACTTTTTATTATTTGTGGTTTATCAGCTTTTTTAGTTGCTATAGGATACAAGTATAAACTTTCAATTATTACATTTTTTTTGAGTTTTACCTACATCGAATTGATGGATAAGACTACCTATTTAAATCATTACTACTTTATTTCAATTGTTAGTTTTATACTTATTTTTTTACCTGCAAATGCAACTTTTTCAGTTGATGCTTATAAAAATGAAAAATTCAAATTTAAAGAAATTCCACAATGGACAATTGATATCTTAAAATTAACACTTGCAATTGTTTATTTTTACGCGGGTTTAGCAAAACTAAATTCAGATTGGCTGTTCGAAGCTATGCCATTAAAAATTTGGTTGCCTAATCAGTCAAATATTCCATTAATTGGAAATTTTTTACATGAAACATGGGTTCAATATAGTTTCAGTTGGGCTGGTGCACTTTATGATTTAGCAATTCCGTTTTTATTATTCAATAGAAAAACACGAAAATTTGCTTTTGTTCTAGTGGTAGTTTTTCATATTCTAACAAAAATTTTATTTCCAATTGGTGTTTTTCCTTATGTAATGATAATTAGTAGTCTTATCTTTTTTGATGCTTCATTTCACAATAAAGTATTGAATTTTATAGCGAAAATTTTTAAATTCAAAACAACAATTTTTAATACTTCAGAAAAAAAGATAATTAATTTTTCTTCAAGATTAAATGCAATTAAAATTAGTTTTTTAGCTCTTTTTATGGCATTTCAATTAATGTTTCCATTTAGATATTTATTATATCCAGATGAATTGTTTTGGACAGAAGAAGGGTTCCGATTTTCATGGCGCGTTATGCTTATGGAAAAAGCAGGATACACCCAATTTTATATCACAGATAGCAATACCAATAAAAAAATATTTGTTGATAATTCAAAGTTTTTAACTCCTTTTCAGGAAAAACAAATGTCTTTTCAACCCGATTTTATTTTACAATACGCACATTTTTTACATAATTATTATCAAAAAACGGGCTATAACGATCCAAAAGTTACTGTTGATAGTTATGTAGCTTTAAACGGAAGATTGAGTAAAAGATATATCGACCCCAAAGTAGATTTAGCAAAAGAGTATGAATCATTCCAACATAAAACGTGGATTTTACCATTTAACGATGAAATTAAAGGATTTTAA